In one Vibrio sp. CB1-14 genomic region, the following are encoded:
- a CDS encoding helix-turn-helix transcriptional regulator, protein MNIETIGGRIRRKRKELGLTQVQVAKSVGVSPTSIVFWERDETVPTGKNLLGLCKKLHVEPDWLLTGKQPKSSSAVGSGNAELLGNMQAWDNKTPLGEDEVAIPLLSTEELSASNYRICEPEQAQEVRLRFAKSILRSYNVSPSEVACVTVRGDSMEPVLPGGSTVGINFGDKELSDGKIYAIDHNGELYIKKLYRLPGGGMRIYSFNESEYPAREYSESQINEQRITIVGRIFWYSVLL, encoded by the coding sequence ATGAATATTGAAACGATTGGCGGCAGAATTCGCCGTAAAAGAAAAGAGCTCGGGCTTACTCAAGTACAAGTGGCCAAATCTGTTGGTGTTTCACCAACCTCAATTGTCTTCTGGGAAAGAGATGAAACTGTCCCTACAGGGAAGAACCTTTTAGGTCTTTGCAAAAAGCTCCATGTAGAGCCCGACTGGTTACTAACGGGCAAACAGCCTAAATCAAGCTCCGCTGTCGGTAGTGGTAATGCTGAGTTACTGGGAAACATGCAAGCTTGGGATAACAAAACACCATTAGGTGAAGATGAAGTAGCGATACCCTTATTATCCACAGAAGAGCTATCAGCGAGTAACTACCGCATCTGTGAACCTGAGCAAGCTCAAGAGGTTCGTTTAAGGTTTGCAAAATCTATTCTACGTAGCTACAACGTATCTCCTAGCGAAGTCGCTTGCGTCACAGTTCGGGGCGATAGTATGGAACCAGTTCTTCCAGGTGGCAGTACTGTAGGTATTAATTTTGGAGATAAAGAATTATCTGACGGTAAGATCTACGCTATAGACCATAATGGTGAACTTTATATCAAAAAACTATATCGACTGCCCGGTGGGGGTATGAGGATTTACAGTTTTAACGAGAGTGAGTACCCCGCCAGAGAATATTCCGAATCTCAGATAAACGAGCAGCGTATCACAATTGTAGGTCGCATATTTTGGTACTCTGTACTTCTTTAA